A stretch of the Vitis vinifera cultivar Pinot Noir 40024 chromosome 16, ASM3070453v1 genome encodes the following:
- the LOC100261281 gene encoding benzyl alcohol O-benzoyltransferase, with protein sequence MAPPPSLVFSVRRSKPELVAPAKPTPHEFKPLSDIDDQEGLRFQIPVIQFYKKVPSMHGRDPAKVIKDAVARALVFYYPFAGRLREEAGRKLVVECTGEGIVFIEADADVTLEQFGDALQPPFPGLEELIYDAPGSGGVLNSPLLLIQVTRLQCGGFIFGLRLNHTMSDAAGLVQFMSAVGEMARGASAPSIPPVWRRDLLNARDPPRVTRTHHEYDEVADTKGTIIPLDDMEHRSFFFGPTEFAALRRLLSPHLRTCSTFELLTACLWRCRTIALRPDPEEEVRVLCIVNARSRLQPPLPAGYYGNVFGFPVALSSAGKLCRNPLEYALDLVKGAKNSVDQEYMKSVADLMVSTGRRHFTVVRSYLVSDLTRAGFGDVDFGWGKAVYGGAAKGGVGAIPGVASFYIPFRNHKGEDGIVVPFCLPAAAMEIFVKELNSLLKEEHPLPSNKSSTFIISAL encoded by the exons ATGGCACCACCACCTTCTCTAGTCTTCTCAGTGCGAAGGAGCAAGCCAGAACTGGTGGCTCCGGCCAAGCCCACGCCCCACGAGTTCAAACCCCTGTCGGACATCGATGACCAGGAGGGTCTCCGTTTCCAAATCCCTGTCATACAGTTCTACAAAAAGGTCCCCTCCATGCATGGGAGGGACCCTGCCAAGGTGATCAAAGACGCGGTGGCTAGAGCGCTGGTCTTCTACTACCCCTTTGCCGGGAGGCTCAGGGAAGAGGCAGGGCGGAAGCTGGTGGTTGAGTGTACCGGTGAAGGTATCGTCTTCATTGAAGCCGATGCCGACGTTACGCTTGAGCAGTTCGGCGATGCTCTTCAGCCTCCATTCCCGGGCTTGGAGGAGCTCATTTACGATGCTCCGGGCTCCGGCGGGGTGCTCAACTCTCCATTATTGCTCATTcag GTGACACGGCTCCAGTGCGGAGGGTTCATCTTTGGGCTGAGGCTGAACCATACCATGAGCGACGCGGCCGGCCTGGTCCAATTCATGAGCGCAGTGGGGGAGATGGCGCGTGGCGCCTCCGCCCCGTCGATTCCACCCGTGTGGCGGAGGGACCTTCTCAATGCTAGAGACCCGCCGCGCGTGACGCGCACGCACCACGAGTACGACGAAGTGGCCGACACCAAAGGCACCATCATCCCCCTCGATGACATGGAACATCGCTCCTTCTTCTTCGGCCCCACCGAGTTCGCCGCCCTCCGCCGCCTCCTCTCTCCCCACCTCCGCACCTGCTCCACCTTCGAGCTCCTCACCGCCTGCCTCTGGCGCTGCCGCACCATCGCCCTCCGCCCGGACCCGGAGGAGGAGGTGCGCGTGCTCTGCATCGTCAACGCGCGATCCAGGCTCCAACCCCCTCTCCCCGCCGGCTACTACGGCAACGTCTTCGGCTTCCCGGTGGCGCTGAGCTCCGCCGGAAAGCTCTGCCGGAACCCATTGGAGTACGCGCTTGACTTGGTGAAGGGGGCCAAAAACTCCGTCGACCAAGAGTACATGAAGTCAGTGGCGGATCTGATGGTCAGCACGGGGCGGCGACACTTCACGGTGGTGAGGAGCTACCTGGTGTCGGACCTGACACGCGCGGGGTTCGGGGACGTGGATTTTGGGTGGGGGAAGGCGGTATATGGTGGGGCGGCGAAGGGTGGGGTGGGGGCCATTCCTGGGGTGGCGAGCTTCTACATTCCGTTCAGAAATCATAAAGGAGAAGATGGGATAGTGGTCCCATTTTGCCTACCAGCAGCAGCCATGGAAATATTCGTGAAGGAATTGAATAGCTTGCTGAAGGAGGAGCACCCACTTCCTTCAAACAAGTCTTCCACCTTCATCATATCAGCACTGTAG